In a genomic window of Streptomyces sp. BHT-5-2:
- a CDS encoding alpha/beta hydrolase — MPENFKELLKQDFSDLEASVNSWQKLAKTLEEAQVRHRHKVTGPLHASGWQGADAGNAFLQMEASENQLGTAQSDVTSIATVLDTVHSKMKEAQEDLRRCVRTTELDGYTVDDHGNVTDSRPSCPTGNADEDAQQEHQLRVAKLEAYRNDIQACLDEASGASWEGMQLLQQIDAFNLDKDYGASKAEEGARKAAEFAHLSEDSIPSKKDPKENAKWWSSLTEQQRQEYLDAYPEKIGWLDGIPSTDRDEANRKVVDLQLAEYEMKKQRGELGIHDQRNFDGLQQLQDALDKADGTGDDHKRLYVLGIDAKGDGRAVVSQGNPETARNVAIQVPGTDNDLGNLGEQIDRVDRLQNAAANNGAKDTAVISWLGYDAPEGDNSMFTTGRADPAGGDLRSFTHGLRQTHEGDRAHMTVLGHSYGSTVVGAGASHGGGLDADDIVVVGSPGMTVEHAKDLNINPDHVWAGGGKDDIVSNHLSGLTLGEDPMEKEFGGKVFEVDTEGHGDYWDKGSKSLANQGRIIAGQDPSEGDYHS; from the coding sequence GTGCCCGAGAACTTCAAGGAACTCCTCAAGCAGGATTTCTCCGATCTGGAAGCCTCCGTCAATTCCTGGCAGAAGTTGGCCAAGACCTTGGAGGAGGCTCAGGTCCGGCACCGGCACAAGGTGACGGGCCCGCTGCACGCCAGCGGATGGCAGGGAGCGGACGCCGGCAACGCCTTCCTGCAGATGGAGGCGAGCGAGAACCAGCTCGGCACCGCACAGTCCGACGTCACCTCCATCGCCACCGTCTTGGACACCGTTCACTCCAAGATGAAGGAAGCCCAAGAGGATTTGCGCCGGTGTGTGCGCACGACGGAACTCGACGGGTACACCGTCGACGACCACGGCAATGTGACGGACAGCAGACCGTCCTGCCCCACCGGCAACGCAGACGAGGACGCGCAGCAGGAGCATCAACTGCGCGTCGCCAAGCTGGAGGCCTACCGGAACGACATCCAGGCCTGCCTCGACGAGGCCAGCGGCGCTTCCTGGGAAGGGATGCAGCTCCTTCAGCAGATCGACGCCTTCAACCTTGACAAGGACTACGGCGCGTCCAAGGCCGAGGAAGGCGCCCGCAAGGCCGCGGAGTTTGCCCACCTCAGCGAGGACTCCATTCCTTCGAAGAAGGACCCGAAGGAAAACGCCAAGTGGTGGTCGAGCCTCACCGAGCAGCAGCGGCAGGAATACCTCGACGCCTACCCCGAGAAGATCGGCTGGCTCGACGGCATCCCCAGCACCGACCGTGACGAGGCAAACCGCAAGGTGGTGGACCTCCAGCTCGCGGAGTACGAGATGAAGAAGCAGCGGGGGGAGCTGGGCATCCATGACCAGCGGAACTTCGACGGGCTGCAACAACTGCAGGATGCACTCGACAAGGCCGACGGCACCGGCGACGACCACAAACGGCTCTACGTACTCGGCATAGACGCGAAAGGCGACGGACGGGCAGTCGTCTCGCAAGGGAATCCGGAGACCGCCCGCAACGTGGCCATCCAGGTTCCTGGCACCGACAACGACTTGGGCAACCTCGGTGAGCAGATCGACCGTGTGGACAGGCTTCAGAACGCGGCTGCCAACAACGGTGCCAAGGACACTGCGGTCATCTCCTGGCTCGGGTATGACGCCCCCGAGGGCGACAACAGCATGTTCACCACGGGCCGCGCTGACCCGGCCGGCGGCGATCTACGGAGCTTCACACACGGCCTGCGCCAGACCCATGAGGGAGACCGTGCGCACATGACCGTGCTCGGGCACAGCTACGGTTCGACGGTGGTGGGTGCCGGCGCCTCCCATGGCGGCGGCCTCGACGCCGACGACATCGTCGTCGTCGGGAGCCCGGGCATGACCGTGGAGCACGCCAAGGACCTGAACATCAACCCCGACCACGTGTGGGCCGGCGGCGGCAAGGACGACATCGTCTCCAACCACCTGTCGGGACTGACCTTGGGCGAGGACCCGATGGAGAAGGAATTCGGCGGCAAGGTCTTCGAAGTGGACACCGAAGGTCACGGCGACTACTGGGACAAAGGCAGCAAGAGCCTGGCCAATCAGGGACGGATCATCGCCGGCCAGGATCCATCGGAAGGTGATTACCACTCATGA
- a CDS encoding PE-PGRS family protein: MSLTLPSEVSWVLGLLGYNWPDADEDKLHECARAWRAFAESVSEVHGQGSSAADAVLSANSGEAVENFQQEWGAYDGSGGTGDNYFRDAVAAAEAIALAFDAAAVAVLAGKIAVIAQLVMLAAEIIAAQAAAPFTFGTSELAAAGATQATRLIVREILEKIKHEVMQAATKAMEHATMDAIKKLAKKAVSKEGRKVVTDYAKQQIKETVKDTVKEKVVDAAKAKAKDAGKEMAQNVAQQGIEAHFGERDGIRLGETADIGKKKAEEYVDGVKESADDLTNPKTYIDHARDDLTDRGLDEAQKHTDQHTGGAATRHQSATDAVKGGVKGSIQDVFG, translated from the coding sequence GTGTCACTGACGCTGCCAAGCGAGGTCAGCTGGGTCCTGGGCCTCCTCGGCTACAACTGGCCGGACGCCGACGAGGACAAACTCCACGAATGCGCCCGGGCCTGGCGCGCTTTCGCCGAATCGGTGAGCGAGGTACACGGCCAGGGCTCTTCGGCAGCCGATGCGGTCCTCTCCGCCAACTCCGGTGAAGCCGTCGAGAACTTCCAGCAGGAATGGGGCGCCTACGACGGCAGCGGCGGCACCGGGGACAACTACTTCCGTGACGCCGTCGCCGCGGCCGAGGCCATCGCCCTGGCCTTCGACGCCGCAGCCGTCGCCGTACTCGCCGGAAAAATCGCGGTCATCGCCCAACTCGTCATGCTGGCCGCCGAGATCATCGCGGCCCAGGCCGCCGCGCCCTTCACTTTCGGTACGTCCGAACTCGCCGCGGCCGGCGCCACCCAGGCGACCCGCCTGATCGTCCGCGAGATCCTCGAAAAGATCAAACACGAGGTGATGCAGGCGGCGACCAAGGCCATGGAGCACGCCACCATGGACGCCATCAAGAAGCTTGCGAAGAAGGCCGTTTCCAAGGAAGGCCGCAAGGTCGTCACGGACTACGCCAAGCAGCAGATCAAGGAAACGGTCAAGGACACCGTCAAGGAAAAGGTCGTCGACGCGGCCAAGGCGAAGGCCAAGGACGCCGGAAAGGAAATGGCGCAGAACGTCGCACAGCAGGGCATCGAAGCCCACTTCGGCGAACGCGACGGCATCCGCCTGGGCGAAACCGCCGACATCGGCAAGAAGAAGGCCGAGGAATACGTCGACGGCGTCAAAGAAAGCGCCGACGACCTCACCAACCCCAAGACGTACATCGACCACGCCAGGGACGACCTCACCGACCGCGGCCTGGACGAAGCCCAGAAACACACCGACCAGCACACCGGCGGCGCCGCCACCCGCCACCAGAGCGCCACGGACGCCGTCAAGGGCGGCGTGAAGGGCAGCATCCAGGACGTCTTCGGCTGA
- a CDS encoding WXG100 family type VII secretion target — MDKGSDWATDKLFGTGEDKGAGGESGGQGGGETGSGGEQPGMPGGQGPGSEVGVGAGGEGDSGGYNGLDDRNTGAPAPGSGQWSTMPARVPPGGLGGVYGTPGGSAGGYPGATTGLVPAGDAYGWIRKPNPEPMPSLPEATHPSRGGLGGMLDEAVEFALEKSGMLKMLEKVTGDLAQLNGAADAWQNQAKAVQLVAEELRTQANPLSQQWEGQASSSFSGHMGEVVEALDSTAEGMAQTAKIINSAAQECAQAEGMIIEIISEAIEALIASLAAEAVIAVLTAGIGLIADALIDAAEIAAFVSRVAKVSEELATKLEELLKALKELGSAIKAVKNIRTAKNALGSIKKVEKAVEGVREFEQGKGLVAKGVKKADDYITGKVQDGVQSGVKSALGIDDDDPMQFAEDGSAKGMGKAAGKSAWEAAKEGLTSDTNKEAVKQEILHDTGLADDPKPYRVDRSKIDTPFG, encoded by the coding sequence GTGGACAAGGGCTCCGACTGGGCCACGGACAAGCTCTTCGGCACCGGGGAGGACAAGGGAGCCGGCGGCGAAAGCGGCGGCCAAGGCGGCGGCGAAACGGGCTCCGGCGGCGAGCAGCCCGGAATGCCCGGCGGCCAGGGCCCCGGCAGCGAAGTCGGTGTCGGTGCAGGCGGCGAGGGCGACTCCGGAGGCTACAACGGCCTCGACGACAGGAATACCGGAGCGCCCGCGCCCGGGTCCGGCCAGTGGTCCACCATGCCCGCCCGCGTCCCGCCCGGCGGCCTCGGCGGCGTGTACGGGACCCCGGGCGGGTCGGCGGGCGGGTACCCGGGCGCGACGACCGGCCTCGTGCCGGCCGGGGACGCGTACGGGTGGATCCGGAAGCCCAACCCGGAGCCCATGCCTTCGCTCCCCGAGGCGACGCATCCCTCCCGGGGCGGACTGGGCGGCATGCTGGACGAGGCCGTCGAGTTCGCCCTTGAGAAGTCCGGCATGCTGAAGATGCTGGAGAAGGTCACCGGAGACCTCGCCCAGCTGAACGGCGCCGCCGACGCCTGGCAGAACCAGGCCAAGGCCGTGCAGTTGGTGGCCGAGGAGCTCAGGACCCAGGCCAACCCCCTTTCCCAGCAGTGGGAGGGGCAGGCATCCAGCAGCTTCAGCGGCCACATGGGCGAGGTGGTCGAGGCCCTCGACTCCACCGCCGAGGGCATGGCCCAGACCGCGAAGATCATCAACTCGGCCGCGCAGGAGTGCGCCCAGGCCGAGGGCATGATCATCGAGATCATCAGCGAGGCGATCGAGGCGTTGATCGCCTCCCTCGCCGCCGAGGCCGTGATCGCCGTCCTGACGGCGGGCATCGGCCTGATCGCGGACGCGCTGATCGACGCGGCGGAGATCGCGGCCTTCGTCTCCCGCGTCGCCAAGGTGTCCGAGGAGCTCGCCACCAAGCTGGAGGAGCTGCTCAAGGCCCTCAAGGAGCTCGGCTCCGCCATCAAGGCGGTCAAGAACATCAGGACCGCCAAGAACGCCCTCGGCAGCATCAAGAAGGTCGAGAAGGCCGTCGAGGGGGTCCGCGAGTTCGAGCAGGGCAAGGGCCTGGTGGCGAAGGGCGTCAAGAAGGCCGACGACTACATCACCGGCAAGGTCCAGGACGGCGTCCAGTCGGGGGTCAAGTCCGCCCTCGGCATCGATGACGACGACCCCATGCAGTTCGCCGAGGACGGCAGCGCGAAGGGCATGGGGAAGGCGGCGGGCAAGTCGGCCTGGGAAGCCGCCAAGGAGGGGCTGACGAGCGACACCAACAAGGAGGCCGTCAAGCAGGAGATCCTGCACGACACGGGCCTCGCGGACGACCCGAAGCCCTACCGCGTCGACCGGTCCAAGATCGATACGCCCTTCGGGTAG
- a CDS encoding type VII secretion target, translating into MGDSGFRVDPEAIGNYASSVRDQVGQLGQIQSAVSAIRISSDAFGHLPNAQNLASMYSEHAEANRKNLSDLVEALTSTAEGLTSTSQNYAEHDREVSASFGGGQ; encoded by the coding sequence ATGGGGGACTCCGGGTTTCGGGTTGATCCCGAAGCAATCGGAAATTACGCGTCATCGGTCCGCGACCAGGTGGGGCAACTCGGACAGATCCAATCCGCGGTTTCTGCCATCCGCATCTCGTCCGACGCGTTCGGCCACCTGCCGAACGCCCAGAACCTGGCGTCGATGTACTCCGAGCACGCCGAGGCGAATCGGAAGAATCTCAGCGACCTCGTGGAAGCCCTGACGAGTACCGCAGAGGGGCTCACGTCCACGTCGCAGAACTACGCCGAGCACGACCGTGAGGTCAGCGCATCCTTCGGGGGTGGCCAGTGA
- a CDS encoding C2 family cysteine protease — MGYGRNNWRQVAGFAADFIPGGQAVLGAVDLVRDVNDSVGRSRLNYTKGGHPLVELPWQPPGPPPDPQRADAVGAQAWNMLFADETRYGARSLLDQVAGILAPLPPTELDMVVRRWGQQGLERWDSLTHVEDEHGEPAYDWRRQKELFGWLLRTVSPYGAMLVGTWMGCSQPDYDPECACGDHGWVLPEGPFAQVDGAYFTQNWQRVSASTEAIAWQDMEQGLFGDCWLLTSAQSVLQANPQHAARHFRQEANGTVTVTFYNEGSPIDITVVADLPYGHGRLYSATGHTEDARYAETWPGYFEKAAAQFHGHYCEIAHGGPPSVALSLLTGRVGQKLDLSSPWLIQEIANRKSHGQALVATTAVAAGADPGDATAIAGGRLVQNHAYFVKDADPAGGRICLGNPWGDQATRKQWECWLTLQEVGSYLVQIDAVDTR; from the coding sequence GTGGGATACGGCCGTAACAACTGGCGCCAAGTGGCGGGCTTCGCGGCCGACTTCATTCCGGGCGGCCAGGCGGTGCTCGGCGCGGTCGACCTGGTGCGCGACGTCAATGACAGCGTCGGGCGGAGCCGGCTGAACTACACCAAGGGCGGCCACCCGCTGGTCGAACTCCCCTGGCAGCCGCCCGGCCCGCCGCCGGACCCGCAGCGGGCCGATGCCGTCGGCGCGCAGGCGTGGAACATGCTGTTCGCCGACGAGACCCGCTACGGCGCGCGGTCGCTGTTGGACCAGGTGGCCGGCATCCTGGCCCCGCTGCCGCCGACCGAGCTGGACATGGTGGTCCGCCGCTGGGGGCAGCAGGGCCTGGAACGCTGGGACTCCCTCACCCACGTCGAGGACGAGCACGGCGAGCCCGCCTACGACTGGCGGCGGCAGAAGGAGCTCTTCGGCTGGCTGCTGCGCACGGTGAGCCCGTACGGGGCGATGCTGGTCGGCACCTGGATGGGGTGCAGCCAGCCCGACTACGACCCCGAGTGCGCATGCGGGGACCACGGCTGGGTGCTGCCCGAGGGGCCGTTCGCGCAGGTCGACGGCGCCTACTTCACCCAGAACTGGCAGCGGGTCTCGGCTTCGACCGAGGCGATCGCCTGGCAGGACATGGAGCAGGGCCTGTTCGGGGACTGCTGGCTGCTCACCAGCGCGCAGAGCGTGCTCCAGGCCAACCCGCAGCACGCCGCGCGGCACTTCCGGCAGGAGGCCAACGGCACGGTCACCGTCACCTTCTACAACGAGGGCAGCCCGATCGACATCACCGTCGTGGCCGACCTGCCGTACGGCCATGGTCGTCTCTATTCCGCCACGGGCCACACCGAGGACGCCCGTTACGCGGAGACCTGGCCGGGCTACTTCGAGAAGGCCGCCGCCCAGTTCCACGGCCACTACTGCGAGATCGCCCACGGCGGGCCCCCTTCCGTCGCGCTCTCCCTGCTCACCGGACGAGTGGGGCAGAAGCTCGACCTCAGCTCTCCATGGCTCATCCAGGAGATCGCCAACCGGAAGTCGCACGGCCAGGCACTCGTCGCCACCACGGCCGTCGCCGCCGGTGCCGACCCAGGCGACGCCACGGCGATCGCGGGCGGCCGTCTGGTCCAGAACCACGCCTACTTCGTCAAGGACGCGGACCCGGCCGGCGGCCGGATCTGCCTGGGCAACCCGTGGGGCGACCAGGCCACCCGGAAACAGTGGGAGTGCTGGCTGACGCTCCAGGAGGTGGGTTCCTACCTGGTGCAGATCGACGCCGTCGACACCCGGTGA
- a CDS encoding ATP-binding protein → MSASGDAAAATARYAPHPYVGGRTAALRALAAWRMRWPGAPRVIVVTGSPGSGRSRLVAGFLMLCDPDHRKRLPLDDLDPATVPPDLPAPAVPNPRGRTAAQVRELLADHLGLPAGQAADLFSELAAREEPLTVVVPDVDLAGPVRAAGEPARLVREVLARLATTPTVHLLTDVPRELAAELAEALPRGQAQVIDLDAPEWADPEGLVRHAETALTPDAGAPVLPFTTDPAARRSLAEALAERANGSRLTVHLTVRSLLARPEGFDPTDTSRLPATVGEVLDQHARRLGADPRALRQMLAPLAFAEGDGLPVSLWRPLADAVAGRDMGRVLAEGMPLAAPFLKTVEVPADGNASEGPEAAAPPGDATRTLVRLAHPALAAEIRSGIPDPRDAQTKIAMALLAAVPRQDWSLADPYVRDRIAAHTLDAGLLPQLLTDPGLFTHADPIALSAAVAAVPPAQLGAPARTYLRTAPLLTRPGTSAALRAALLETAFVEDDLPAYAEALRGLGLDLP, encoded by the coding sequence ATGAGCGCCTCAGGCGACGCGGCCGCCGCGACGGCCCGCTACGCACCGCACCCGTACGTCGGCGGCCGCACCGCCGCCCTCCGCGCGCTCGCCGCCTGGCGGATGCGGTGGCCCGGCGCCCCGCGCGTCATCGTCGTCACCGGCAGCCCGGGCAGCGGGCGTTCGCGGCTGGTCGCGGGCTTCCTGATGCTGTGCGACCCCGACCACCGCAAGCGGCTCCCGCTCGACGACCTGGACCCGGCGACGGTCCCGCCGGACCTGCCGGCCCCGGCCGTGCCGAACCCCCGGGGCCGGACGGCCGCGCAGGTACGGGAGCTGCTCGCCGACCACCTCGGCCTGCCCGCGGGCCAGGCGGCGGACCTCTTCTCCGAACTCGCCGCCCGCGAGGAGCCGTTGACGGTCGTCGTCCCGGACGTGGACCTGGCCGGCCCGGTGCGCGCCGCCGGCGAGCCGGCGCGCCTGGTGCGGGAGGTCCTCGCCCGGCTCGCCACCACTCCGACCGTCCACCTGCTCACCGACGTCCCCCGCGAACTCGCCGCCGAGCTGGCCGAGGCGCTGCCGCGCGGCCAGGCACAGGTCATCGACCTCGACGCGCCCGAGTGGGCCGATCCCGAGGGCCTGGTCCGGCACGCCGAGACCGCGCTCACCCCGGATGCCGGCGCCCCCGTGCTCCCGTTCACCACCGACCCGGCCGCCCGCCGGTCGCTCGCCGAGGCACTGGCGGAGCGCGCGAACGGCAGCCGGCTCACCGTCCATCTGACCGTACGGTCGCTCCTCGCCCGCCCCGAGGGCTTCGACCCCACCGACACGTCCCGGTTGCCCGCCACCGTCGGCGAGGTGCTCGATCAGCACGCCCGCCGTCTGGGCGCCGATCCGCGGGCGCTGCGGCAGATGCTGGCACCGCTGGCGTTCGCGGAGGGCGACGGGCTACCGGTCTCGCTGTGGCGCCCGCTGGCGGACGCTGTCGCCGGACGCGACATGGGCCGGGTCCTCGCCGAGGGGATGCCGCTGGCCGCTCCGTTCTTGAAGACGGTGGAGGTTCCCGCGGACGGGAATGCCTCCGAAGGGCCGGAGGCGGCGGCACCCCCCGGAGACGCCACCCGCACCCTGGTCCGCCTGGCGCACCCGGCCCTCGCCGCCGAGATCCGCTCCGGCATACCCGACCCCCGGGACGCCCAGACCAAGATCGCGATGGCGCTGCTGGCGGCGGTGCCCCGGCAGGACTGGTCCCTGGCCGACCCCTACGTCCGCGACCGCATCGCCGCGCACACCCTCGACGCCGGCCTGCTGCCCCAACTCCTCACCGATCCGGGCCTGTTCACCCACGCCGACCCGATCGCGCTGAGCGCCGCCGTGGCGGCCGTACCGCCGGCGCAGCTGGGCGCCCCGGCCCGTACGTATCTGCGCACCGCGCCCCTGCTCACCCGCCCCGGGACGTCGGCCGCCCTGCGGGCCGCGCTCCTGGAGACCGCGTTCGTCGAGGACGACCTGCCGGCGTACGCGGAGGCGCTGCGCGGACTGGGCCTGGACCTGCCGTGA
- a CDS encoding WXG100 family type VII secretion target — protein sequence MTEPRRNPHALHEAAAGWRDMGKHLDGLVRDLDRHVGDAASADWHGPAGEAFAAEWHQLKRSVDETLPVFELAAADLENAADTHHTAGAAGDHDSGSADASQDGSQHTAQSSGPQMAYGFMALGQLANGLGGAFGKRGKGGGGGQSQAPQLRHQWESSTAAHGPDPFGTPRDGAAATPGGEGIAKGVRTNPAEAQRAAEEQAAKEAARQRAADQKAKPANAPDHPPAKGTDKAGNKAADKAGDAAAPAGPDVSQHGAFG from the coding sequence GTGACCGAACCACGACGCAACCCCCATGCGCTGCACGAGGCGGCGGCCGGCTGGCGGGACATGGGCAAGCACCTGGACGGGCTCGTCCGCGACCTCGACCGGCACGTCGGCGATGCCGCGTCGGCCGACTGGCACGGGCCGGCGGGCGAGGCGTTCGCCGCCGAGTGGCACCAGCTGAAGCGATCCGTCGACGAGACCCTGCCGGTCTTCGAACTCGCCGCGGCCGACCTGGAGAACGCGGCCGACACCCACCACACCGCCGGCGCCGCCGGCGACCACGACTCCGGTTCCGCGGACGCCTCGCAGGACGGTTCACAGCACACCGCGCAGTCGTCCGGCCCGCAGATGGCCTACGGCTTCATGGCGCTGGGCCAGCTCGCCAACGGCCTCGGCGGCGCGTTCGGCAAGCGAGGCAAGGGCGGTGGGGGCGGCCAGAGCCAGGCACCGCAGCTGCGGCACCAGTGGGAATCGTCCACGGCCGCGCACGGGCCCGACCCGTTCGGGACGCCCCGGGACGGCGCGGCCGCGACACCCGGCGGCGAGGGCATAGCCAAGGGCGTGCGGACGAACCCGGCCGAGGCGCAGCGCGCGGCGGAGGAGCAGGCGGCCAAGGAAGCCGCACGGCAGAGGGCGGCGGATCAGAAGGCGAAGCCGGCGAACGCGCCGGACCACCCGCCCGCCAAGGGCACGGACAAGGCCGGGAACAAGGCTGCGGACAAGGCCGGAGATGCCGCCGCCCCGGCCGGTCCGGACGTCTCCCAGCACGGCGCCTTCGGCTGA